A window from Bacteroidota bacterium encodes these proteins:
- a CDS encoding bifunctional 4-hydroxy-2-oxoglutarate aldolase/2-dehydro-3-deoxy-phosphogluconate aldolase, producing MSRTQQIADAVVAQGILPLYFNPSEEISLDVLKAIYRAGVKAVEYTNRGDAALANFKKMVALRNAEMPGLLLGVGTIKNMQHATDYMATGADFLVSPGFVPDVAAYCVSNDIFYAPGCMTPTEIIAAENAGIKFIKLFPGNMLGPDFLSGIKDIFPKLLFMPTGGVDTTKENIEGWYKAGVCAVGMGSKLISKKLMEAKDYATIESETKKVLELIQSIKPAK from the coding sequence TTGAGCAGAACACAACAAATAGCAGATGCAGTAGTAGCACAGGGAATACTTCCTTTGTATTTTAACCCAAGTGAAGAAATAAGTCTTGATGTACTGAAAGCAATTTACCGTGCTGGTGTCAAAGCGGTGGAATATACCAATCGTGGTGATGCTGCTTTGGCCAATTTTAAAAAGATGGTTGCATTGCGAAATGCAGAAATGCCAGGATTATTATTAGGCGTAGGTACAATTAAGAACATGCAACATGCTACCGATTATATGGCCACCGGGGCTGATTTTTTAGTAAGCCCCGGGTTTGTTCCTGATGTAGCAGCTTACTGTGTTAGCAATGATATTTTTTATGCGCCGGGTTGTATGACTCCAACTGAAATAATTGCTGCAGAAAATGCAGGAATAAAATTCATCAAACTGTTTCCGGGAAATATGCTGGGCCCGGATTTTTTGAGTGGAATAAAAGATATCTTTCCAAAACTGTTGTTTATGCCAACAGGTGGTGTGGATACAACAAAAGAAAATATTGAGGGCTGGTATAAAGCAGGAGTATGTGCAGTAGGAATGGGAAGTAAGCTTATCAGTAAAAAATTAATGGAAGCAAAAGATTATGCTACCATTGAATCGGAGACAAAGAAAGTATTAGAGTTGATTCAATCTATAAAACCTGCTAAATAG
- a CDS encoding DUF386 domain-containing protein: protein MIIDTLKNASKYFSAHPLFAKAFEFINQTDLANAADGKSDITEGLKAIFSNSPGKTKEASCSKFECHNKNIDIQLCINGIETIGWKPREKCVTPNGDYNAEKDVQLYHDAPDTFFQLTDGQFAIFFPEDVHAPMIGEGTIKKLVIKVKI, encoded by the coding sequence ATGATAATAGATACATTAAAAAACGCTTCGAAATATTTTTCTGCACATCCATTATTTGCAAAGGCATTTGAGTTTATCAATCAGACTGACCTGGCAAATGCAGCTGATGGCAAATCTGATATTACAGAAGGGCTGAAAGCAATTTTCAGCAATTCACCTGGTAAAACCAAAGAAGCAAGCTGTTCTAAATTTGAATGTCATAATAAAAATATCGACATACAGCTTTGCATAAATGGTATAGAAACAATTGGCTGGAAACCGAGGGAAAAATGTGTAACACCTAATGGTGATTATAATGCTGAAAAAGATGTACAGTTATATCATGATGCACCGGATACATTTTTTCAACTTACCGATGGTCAATTTGCTATCTTCTTTCCGGAAGATGTACATGCGCCAATGATTGGTGAAGGAACGATAAAGAAACTGGTAATTAAAGTGAAAATATAG